From a single Cyclobacterium marinum DSM 745 genomic region:
- a CDS encoding SulP family inorganic anion transporter, whose product MLKQYFPILDWLPDYKKSYLSGDIGAGLTVGIMLIPQGMAYAMIAGLPPVFGLYASLIPQIVYALMGTSRQLAVGPVAMDSLLVASGLGALALSGIDEYIAMAVFLALFMGLIQLGLGLLRMGFLVNFLSKPVISGFTSAAAIIIGLSQLKHLLGTDIEGSNQIHILLINALATLSETNWIALAIGIFAIVVIKSIKHFNSRIPAALVVVVLGVLTVYFFNLNEQGVKIVGEVPSGLPSFKLPVLGFSRVTELLPIALTLSLIAFMEAISVAKAIEEKHSDYKVDSNQELIALGTANVLGSLFQSYPTTGGFSRTAVNDQAGAKTGVAPVVSALVVGLTLLFLTPLFYYLPNAVLAAIIMVAVFGLIDINYPVELFRNRRDEFYLLLATFLITLTVGIKEGILLGVLISLLLLVYRTSRPHIAVLGRIRNTDYFKNIARFPEDTETYPNILIIRFDAQLYFGNREYFKKELQNQLEQKGKELKFIILNAEAINYIDSSAIHMLRQLIQELNSKGIKLLVAGAIGPARDIFYSSGLIDAIGKDNFFVQTNEAFEHCNPSHEKTAIEDRISLQSKT is encoded by the coding sequence ATGTTGAAACAATACTTTCCCATTTTAGATTGGCTTCCGGATTACAAAAAATCCTATCTCTCAGGAGATATCGGAGCAGGATTGACTGTAGGTATCATGCTTATTCCTCAAGGAATGGCCTATGCAATGATAGCCGGATTACCGCCTGTTTTTGGACTTTACGCTTCTTTGATCCCCCAGATTGTTTATGCCTTGATGGGCACCTCCAGACAATTGGCTGTAGGTCCGGTAGCTATGGATTCCCTTTTAGTTGCCTCTGGCCTTGGTGCACTTGCCCTTTCGGGGATTGATGAATACATTGCCATGGCTGTTTTTTTGGCCCTATTTATGGGTTTAATACAATTAGGTCTGGGGCTGTTACGTATGGGGTTCCTGGTGAATTTCCTGTCAAAACCTGTTATTAGTGGATTTACCTCTGCTGCAGCCATTATTATTGGATTAAGTCAGTTAAAGCATCTTTTAGGAACTGATATTGAGGGAAGCAATCAGATCCATATATTGTTGATAAATGCCCTAGCGACACTATCTGAAACCAATTGGATTGCCTTGGCTATAGGCATCTTTGCCATTGTGGTTATTAAATCGATCAAGCATTTTAATAGCCGAATACCAGCTGCCTTGGTAGTGGTGGTTTTGGGAGTTTTGACTGTTTATTTTTTTAACTTAAATGAGCAAGGGGTTAAAATTGTTGGTGAGGTTCCAAGTGGTTTGCCATCTTTTAAATTACCTGTTTTAGGTTTTTCCAGAGTTACTGAGCTTTTGCCCATAGCCTTAACACTCTCATTGATTGCATTTATGGAAGCCATATCTGTAGCCAAAGCTATTGAGGAAAAGCATTCAGATTATAAGGTGGATTCCAATCAAGAGTTAATTGCTCTTGGAACAGCTAATGTTTTGGGGTCTTTATTTCAGTCCTATCCCACAACTGGGGGCTTTTCTAGGACAGCTGTCAATGACCAAGCAGGAGCTAAAACCGGTGTTGCTCCTGTGGTAAGTGCATTAGTAGTAGGTTTAACTTTATTGTTTTTAACACCTTTATTTTATTATTTACCCAATGCCGTATTGGCTGCTATCATTATGGTTGCTGTATTTGGGCTAATTGATATTAATTACCCGGTAGAGCTTTTTAGAAACAGAAGAGATGAGTTTTATCTCTTGCTAGCAACTTTCTTAATCACTCTTACTGTGGGTATCAAGGAAGGGATATTACTTGGCGTACTAATTTCATTATTGTTATTGGTGTACAGGACTTCAAGGCCTCATATCGCTGTTCTTGGAAGAATTAGAAACACGGATTATTTCAAAAACATAGCCCGGTTTCCTGAAGATACCGAAACCTATCCCAATATTTTAATTATTCGATTTGATGCTCAGTTGTACTTTGGAAATAGGGAATATTTCAAAAAAGAATTACAAAATCAACTCGAACAAAAAGGGAAGGAATTGAAGTTTATTATTCTGAATGCAGAGGCCATCAATTATATTGACAGCAGTGCCATTCATATGTTGCGTCAGCTAATTCAAGAATTAAATAGTAAAGGAATTAAACTCTTGGTAGCAGGGGCCATTGGTCCTGCGCGAGATATCTTTTATAGTAGTGGTCTTATCGATGCCATAGGAAAGGATAATTTTTTCGTTCAGACCAATGAGGCATTTGAACATTGTAACCCCTCGCATGAAAAAACAGCTATTGAAGACAGAATCTCCCTTCAATCCAAAACATAA
- a CDS encoding NAD(P)H-binding protein, producing MTSKTNLNSIVMLGASGAVGSEALKSLLDHKDLHQLTLLGRTPISGINKDYVFQHQINVSDPDSYKEFLPGHTIAICTLGVGEPSKVSKEEFIKIDKQAVLEFAKACKNSGVRHFELLASVGISSKSSSFYLRAKGELVDELKALKFERLSIFQPSMILTPTNRYGISQAIVLKVFPLLKPFLMGSLRKYRGIPVSVLGQSMAKNVFIAGKNYETFHWDQFYSIIEKSNKP from the coding sequence ATGACTTCAAAAACCAACCTAAATTCGATTGTCATGTTGGGTGCCAGTGGTGCGGTAGGTTCGGAAGCTTTAAAATCGCTACTGGACCATAAGGATTTACATCAATTAACTTTGCTTGGGCGAACCCCCATTTCTGGCATTAACAAAGACTATGTTTTTCAACATCAGATCAATGTAAGCGATCCCGATAGCTATAAAGAATTCCTCCCCGGTCATACCATTGCAATTTGCACATTGGGTGTAGGAGAGCCTAGTAAGGTTAGTAAAGAGGAATTTATAAAAATTGATAAACAAGCTGTGCTAGAATTTGCGAAAGCCTGTAAGAATTCAGGCGTCAGGCATTTTGAGTTATTGGCTTCCGTTGGTATAAGTTCAAAGTCGAGTTCTTTTTACCTGCGAGCTAAAGGTGAATTGGTAGATGAATTAAAAGCGTTGAAATTTGAACGATTGAGTATTTTTCAACCTTCAATGATTTTGACCCCAACCAACAGGTATGGAATTTCTCAAGCAATAGTATTAAAAGTTTTCCCACTACTAAAACCGTTTTTAATGGGAAGTTTACGTAAATACAGGGGAATTCCTGTTTCTGTCTTGGGTCAATCTATGGCTAAAAATGTTTTTATAGCAGGCAAGAATTACGAAACTTTTCACTGGGACCAATTTTATTCCATAATTGAAAAATCAAACAAACCTTAA
- a CDS encoding glycosyltransferase family protein, translating to MKFDFKADVLPHFLAISSFYLIVVLYFSPIVFEGKMIFQTDILQWEGSAKEILDHRESTGEQALWTNRMFGGMPAYLIHLDPKGDITNFLIKVFTFGLPHPISALFFGMVSMYLLLICFKVRPYIAIIGAWAFALNTFNFLSLEAGHNAKIWAIGIVPLLLAGVHLAFSGKKLLGIVMTAFAVLLQLKFNHLQITYYTLLLVIVYGLGQLVLAYQQKKLPDFAKITAMLLLAAVIGAMGHAARLSSVLEYGTYSIRGERNLPLDEHNDTGLDKEYAFNWSNGKLETFTLLIPNYFGGASQGEVPKNSASEKALRSNGVDNAQVNQFLNGAPTYWGDQPFTGGPIYGGAVMIFLFILAIIFSPPLYRNVFLSMVVLTLMLSWGKNLAWFNYAIFDYLPGYNKFRAVSMALGMTLFVIPLFGAIGLENVVDRIGKKESLKPFLIGTGISLGLILVGIVFASWAGYQSSAGNPGYPDWLMEALKSDRKSLLRTDALRSAIFILIPAILLGMVYLNKLKINFALLGIGLVLIIDLWGVNSRYLDTDSFIDNPSEQHFAATPADNKISADKGYFRVLNIQNPFNDARTSYRFNSIGGYHGAKMSRYGDLIDHILLPEINGFVKKAQEGNFDYKSIQRLNMLNTKYLLAGRAENAVFLNPEANGPAWFPENIAKTSSNEEEIETLAKINTKETATYNAQDNGNQSIITGSGTINLENYAPDALSYKAVVEKAGLVVFSEIYYPKGWKAFIDGEETPILRVDYLLRGLVLPEGEHTVEMRFEPSSYYKTKALSITFQYLIILFLFVGITLTAKDSMDHE from the coding sequence ATGAAGTTTGATTTTAAAGCAGATGTATTGCCTCATTTTTTAGCGATTTCTTCCTTTTACCTGATCGTTGTACTTTATTTTTCTCCCATTGTTTTTGAAGGGAAGATGATTTTCCAAACAGATATCCTTCAATGGGAAGGTTCTGCGAAGGAAATTTTAGACCATAGAGAAAGCACAGGGGAACAAGCGCTGTGGACCAACCGAATGTTTGGAGGAATGCCGGCCTATTTGATCCATTTGGATCCCAAGGGAGACATTACTAATTTCTTAATCAAAGTATTTACTTTCGGCCTTCCCCATCCTATAAGTGCACTTTTCTTTGGAATGGTCTCTATGTACTTACTCCTGATCTGTTTTAAAGTTAGACCATATATTGCCATAATAGGAGCTTGGGCTTTTGCACTGAATACTTTTAATTTCTTAAGTCTGGAGGCCGGCCACAACGCTAAAATTTGGGCCATAGGAATTGTACCATTATTACTGGCAGGCGTACACTTGGCATTCAGCGGCAAAAAGTTACTGGGCATCGTTATGACAGCATTCGCTGTATTGCTGCAGTTAAAGTTCAACCACCTTCAAATTACTTATTATACCTTACTACTCGTCATTGTTTATGGCCTAGGCCAATTGGTTCTGGCCTATCAACAAAAAAAATTACCGGATTTCGCAAAAATCACTGCTATGCTTCTATTGGCCGCTGTTATTGGAGCGATGGGCCATGCCGCGCGGCTGAGTTCAGTATTGGAATATGGAACCTACTCTATTAGAGGAGAGCGAAATCTCCCTCTGGACGAACACAATGACACTGGTCTAGACAAGGAATATGCTTTCAATTGGTCTAATGGCAAGCTTGAAACTTTTACATTGCTTATTCCAAATTACTTTGGTGGGGCATCCCAGGGAGAAGTCCCTAAAAACTCCGCATCGGAGAAAGCCCTTCGATCCAATGGTGTGGACAATGCTCAGGTAAACCAATTTCTAAATGGAGCCCCCACCTATTGGGGAGATCAACCATTTACAGGAGGTCCGATATACGGTGGAGCAGTGATGATTTTTCTTTTTATTCTAGCTATTATCTTTTCCCCTCCACTCTATAGAAATGTATTCCTATCGATGGTAGTCCTAACCCTAATGCTTTCTTGGGGTAAAAACCTTGCATGGTTTAATTATGCGATCTTCGACTATCTACCCGGATACAATAAATTTAGAGCGGTATCCATGGCCTTAGGAATGACGCTTTTCGTTATTCCTTTATTTGGTGCCATAGGTCTAGAAAATGTAGTTGATAGAATAGGAAAGAAAGAAAGTTTGAAACCATTCTTAATTGGTACAGGTATAAGTTTAGGCTTAATTCTAGTTGGGATTGTTTTTGCATCTTGGGCCGGTTACCAATCTTCCGCAGGTAATCCCGGATATCCGGACTGGTTAATGGAAGCGTTGAAATCTGATAGAAAAAGCCTTTTGAGGACAGATGCGCTAAGGTCTGCTATCTTCATTTTGATACCAGCTATATTATTAGGCATGGTCTATCTTAATAAATTAAAAATTAACTTTGCCCTATTAGGTATAGGCTTGGTGTTAATAATAGACCTTTGGGGAGTCAATAGTCGTTACTTAGATACAGACAGCTTTATTGACAATCCAAGTGAACAACATTTTGCCGCAACACCGGCAGACAATAAAATAAGTGCAGACAAAGGGTATTTTCGTGTGTTAAATATTCAAAACCCATTCAATGATGCCAGAACGAGTTACCGTTTCAATAGTATCGGAGGATACCATGGTGCTAAAATGAGTAGATATGGTGATTTAATTGATCACATTCTTCTTCCAGAAATCAATGGATTTGTCAAAAAAGCCCAAGAAGGAAATTTTGACTATAAGAGCATTCAAAGATTAAATATGCTTAACACGAAATACCTATTGGCAGGAAGAGCTGAAAACGCTGTATTCTTAAACCCTGAGGCCAATGGTCCTGCTTGGTTTCCGGAGAATATTGCCAAAACAAGTTCAAATGAGGAGGAAATAGAAACATTGGCAAAAATAAACACCAAAGAAACAGCCACCTATAATGCGCAGGACAATGGCAATCAAAGCATAATTACCGGAAGCGGGACCATTAACCTAGAAAATTACGCTCCAGATGCATTGAGTTATAAAGCCGTTGTAGAAAAGGCAGGATTGGTCGTTTTTTCCGAAATCTACTACCCAAAAGGCTGGAAAGCGTTTATTGACGGGGAAGAAACACCGATCTTACGAGTTGATTATTTGTTAAGAGGGCTAGTGCTACCGGAAGGAGAGCATACTGTAGAGATGCGCTTTGAGCCTAGTTCTTATTACAAAACGAAAGCACTTTCCATTACTTTTCAATATTTAATTATTTTATTTTTATTTGTCGGGATCACTTTAACGGCAAAGGATTCGATGGATCATGAGTAA
- a CDS encoding glycosyltransferase family 4 protein, giving the protein MSKIKILFVTPSFQSFVKNDINILQEYFKVTINHYPWQNKSLAPYYFILQFFSILKKILSVKYIVVSFGGYWSFWPSVLGKIFSKKVFIILHGTDCASIPEINYGSLRLPILKFICGISYRSAHCLLPVSESLAKTKLDFLPSLKAKNQGFQYHFPNLTTPYITINNGFSPDDWPWGEEINRLPHSFLAVFSNEQYILKGGDLIYKIAAELPESTFFIAGMSKPENMEECPKNLKFLGRLSQQELSHWYRKVTFYFQLSLFEGFGCALCEAMLSGCIPIGSNVNNIPQIIAKNGEILNVKCEKELVDLIKKINLRKDLDDLSMKSRTHILKNYSIMLRKNKLLELLSN; this is encoded by the coding sequence ATGAGTAAAATAAAAATTCTATTTGTAACTCCTTCATTTCAGTCATTTGTGAAAAATGATATCAATATTCTTCAGGAATATTTCAAGGTTACAATCAACCATTACCCTTGGCAAAATAAATCCTTGGCACCGTATTATTTTATACTTCAATTTTTTTCAATTCTGAAAAAAATACTTTCTGTCAAATATATTGTAGTCAGTTTTGGAGGATATTGGTCCTTCTGGCCAAGTGTTTTAGGGAAAATATTTTCGAAAAAAGTTTTCATAATTTTACATGGCACCGATTGCGCTTCCATTCCTGAGATTAATTATGGAAGCTTAAGACTCCCAATATTAAAGTTCATCTGTGGAATTTCTTATAGGAGTGCACACTGTTTATTACCAGTAAGTGAATCACTTGCAAAAACTAAATTAGATTTTCTTCCATCCCTTAAAGCCAAAAATCAAGGATTTCAATACCATTTCCCAAATTTAACTACTCCATATATTACAATCAATAATGGTTTTTCTCCTGATGATTGGCCGTGGGGAGAAGAAATTAATAGGTTACCCCACTCATTCCTTGCGGTTTTCTCAAATGAGCAGTACATTTTAAAAGGAGGAGACCTAATTTACAAAATTGCAGCTGAACTGCCAGAATCCACCTTTTTTATTGCAGGAATGTCTAAACCGGAGAATATGGAAGAATGTCCAAAAAATCTAAAATTTCTTGGAAGATTAAGTCAACAAGAACTTTCTCATTGGTATCGGAAGGTAACTTTTTACTTTCAATTATCTCTTTTTGAAGGATTTGGTTGTGCCTTATGTGAAGCCATGTTGTCAGGATGTATACCTATCGGATCAAATGTCAATAATATCCCTCAGATTATCGCAAAAAATGGTGAAATACTAAATGTCAAGTGTGAGAAAGAACTGGTTGATCTAATTAAAAAAATAAATTTAAGAAAAGATCTTGATGATTTGTCAATGAAGTCCAGAACTCATATCCTCAAAAATTATTCAATAATGTTAAGAAAAAATAAGCTTCTAGAATTACTTTCTAATTAA
- a CDS encoding FkbM family methyltransferase, producing the protein MAEALLAHFTRYLYLIPGGYFIVVFIKRIIGKTYLNPTWRTFSFRGIKFKTDLSKQMGKDIFWRGAHDWAPVFTLEKILKGGQTFIDIGANQGEYTLWALKKVRTTGKVIAYEPADKLYNQLNENVNLNPQFKDAFFSRKIGLSDVPGRIKLYTKPGINEGVNSIYPSGDHDVYLGEIELSTLDIELNSLELKSVDCIKIDVEGAELNVLKGAKNTIITHRPTIITEINKDSCKAAGYEAIEILTFLKNLDYKLFEIGLRGKLSPLQIEKISEFSNIVAFPN; encoded by the coding sequence ATGGCCGAAGCCCTTCTTGCACATTTTACCCGATACCTTTACCTCATTCCAGGAGGGTATTTTATAGTAGTGTTTATAAAGCGTATTATCGGAAAAACTTACTTAAATCCAACCTGGCGAACTTTTTCATTTCGAGGAATTAAATTTAAGACAGATCTTTCTAAACAAATGGGAAAAGACATCTTTTGGAGAGGTGCTCATGATTGGGCTCCTGTATTTACTTTAGAAAAGATTTTAAAAGGGGGGCAAACTTTTATAGACATAGGGGCAAACCAAGGAGAATATACTCTTTGGGCCCTTAAAAAAGTTAGAACAACAGGAAAAGTAATTGCCTATGAACCAGCAGATAAACTATATAATCAATTAAATGAAAATGTTAACCTAAACCCTCAATTTAAGGATGCTTTTTTTTCTAGAAAAATAGGGCTTTCGGATGTCCCAGGCCGCATTAAATTGTATACCAAGCCAGGCATAAATGAGGGAGTCAATAGCATTTATCCCTCTGGAGATCATGATGTATATTTAGGAGAAATAGAACTATCTACCTTAGACATTGAATTAAATTCATTGGAATTGAAAAGCGTGGACTGTATAAAAATAGATGTGGAAGGAGCAGAACTAAATGTACTTAAAGGAGCCAAAAACACTATAATAACACATAGACCCACCATTATTACTGAAATCAACAAAGATTCATGTAAGGCAGCTGGATATGAAGCCATTGAGATCCTAACATTTTTAAAGAATCTCGATTATAAATTATTTGAAATAGGTTTAAGAGGTAAGTTATCTCCATTACAAATAGAAAAAATATCAGAATTCTCAAATATCGTAGCTTTTCCAAATTAA
- a CDS encoding T9SS type B sorting domain-containing protein, which yields MIGNTNLTLQNYGDNLMNDGMMVFVDVDSDPSTFNSSSAFLEFSKENGANSSCTKVLFAGLYWSGRGPSDIIFNNSNNGVNRQFDKRKLKIKGPGQQNYIELEALDNEIRYPESLNDELGLFVGFKEVTTLVRDWGEGEYTVADIGLLEGTNYHYGGWGMVIVYENPLMKKRDVSVFDGYAFVRGQGSNSFDIPVSGFSAADVGEVKVKLGVMAGEGDVGASGDYLAIETGINTNNFERLSHGGNDNNNFFNSSIYTGVNSRNPYLKNNTGMDISVFELDNQGNRLIQNNQTSTKFQYGSDWDVYVIYNITMAIDANDVKAETMHEFLTKNGEPVENEIPEVNPGDTLEILTTIKNKGDIAIDKTRIEIPLPQWVGFLNAEPNLIFNEKSNGNYYLVDDENQEKYIGWEIGELPVPEDSEDVLGTFKYSLVITEVCDELVLICNNELSIDGLLYGENSLTQTSLDPIPFIQGYSQSTECMNLPIGEPLVFMLELDEFLNDNCGINFENLEIQVCVPPDNNLMVSEFSNSFPAGSLFYLNPPIDPDEPFYIESQYVPMPTNKLTLYTKFTPEAECYREFKVVSSEIVIEPVVINTNSCEEAGENEIGVLVSGGVQPYSYVWDDFSNATSPTLKAIEAGEYRVTVTDSLGCSVQGVVSLPEPSPFSFEILELESNLELDCDEEGLGSIVIDVEGENSPFVVDIVEEYEDDFPYTGQILLTEGGRHQITNLPGGTFSLYLKDSKECVISKMVEIEEVVQLDRQVSFSYYSDSYISNQVLYQNTEIQFISEVDLSEGLTYYWDFGNGQESNQRNPLFQYNEKGQYLIKLIVRDEFGCEISFEELIEINESFLRVPTAFSPSGDNINDYFFPVFSRVSNIQFWVFNRWGELFFFTDDPSSKGWDGNHNGQKVPNGRYAYKLIYTDMNGIEKQEKGGFSLIR from the coding sequence ATGATTGGAAATACAAACTTAACTCTGCAGAACTATGGTGATAACTTGATGAATGATGGAATGATGGTATTTGTCGATGTCGATTCTGATCCCTCAACGTTCAATAGTTCTTCAGCTTTCCTAGAGTTTTCAAAGGAAAATGGTGCCAATTCCTCTTGCACAAAAGTATTGTTTGCTGGTTTATATTGGTCTGGTAGAGGGCCTTCAGATATTATTTTTAATAATTCTAATAATGGAGTCAATAGGCAGTTTGATAAAAGAAAGCTTAAAATTAAAGGACCTGGCCAACAGAACTATATAGAACTTGAAGCTTTGGATAATGAAATCCGGTATCCTGAGTCTTTAAATGATGAATTAGGTCTTTTTGTGGGGTTTAAAGAAGTTACGACATTGGTCCGTGATTGGGGGGAAGGAGAATATACAGTTGCAGATATAGGCTTGTTAGAAGGGACAAATTATCACTATGGCGGGTGGGGGATGGTTATAGTATACGAAAATCCTTTAATGAAAAAAAGAGATGTCTCAGTTTTTGACGGATATGCTTTTGTTAGAGGTCAAGGATCGAATTCGTTTGATATTCCGGTAAGCGGTTTTTCAGCTGCTGATGTTGGAGAGGTAAAAGTTAAGTTAGGAGTGATGGCAGGTGAAGGAGATGTTGGAGCTAGTGGAGATTATTTAGCAATCGAGACAGGTATTAATACCAATAACTTTGAAAGATTAAGTCACGGTGGCAATGACAATAATAATTTTTTTAATTCATCTATTTATACCGGCGTCAACTCTAGGAATCCATATTTGAAAAACAATACAGGCATGGATATATCTGTATTTGAATTAGACAATCAAGGTAATAGGTTAATCCAGAATAATCAAACATCAACTAAATTTCAATATGGTTCAGATTGGGATGTTTATGTTATTTATAATATAACGATGGCTATTGACGCCAATGATGTTAAGGCTGAAACGATGCATGAATTTTTAACAAAAAATGGCGAACCGGTTGAAAATGAGATTCCAGAAGTAAATCCTGGGGATACACTTGAAATTTTAACTACCATTAAAAATAAAGGTGATATAGCCATAGATAAAACTAGAATAGAAATCCCATTGCCTCAATGGGTAGGTTTTTTAAACGCGGAACCTAATTTAATTTTTAACGAAAAATCTAATGGTAATTATTATTTGGTAGATGATGAAAATCAAGAAAAATACATTGGATGGGAAATTGGTGAATTGCCTGTACCTGAAGATAGTGAGGATGTTTTGGGTACCTTTAAATATTCTTTGGTAATTACTGAGGTTTGTGATGAACTGGTTTTGATTTGTAATAATGAATTGTCAATTGATGGGCTATTGTATGGAGAGAATTCCCTCACTCAAACTTCACTTGACCCAATCCCATTCATTCAGGGATATTCTCAATCTACAGAATGCATGAATTTACCAATAGGAGAACCTCTGGTGTTTATGTTGGAGCTAGATGAATTTTTAAATGATAATTGTGGGATAAATTTTGAGAATTTAGAGATTCAAGTCTGTGTTCCCCCAGACAATAATTTAATGGTAAGTGAATTTTCAAATTCATTTCCGGCTGGTAGCCTCTTTTATCTCAACCCTCCAATTGACCCTGATGAGCCGTTTTATATAGAAAGTCAATATGTTCCTATGCCTACTAACAAATTGACACTATACACTAAATTTACTCCTGAAGCAGAATGTTATAGAGAATTCAAAGTTGTAAGTAGTGAAATAGTTATCGAACCTGTAGTGATCAATACAAATAGCTGCGAGGAGGCAGGTGAAAATGAAATTGGGGTATTGGTTTCGGGAGGGGTTCAACCGTATTCCTATGTATGGGATGATTTTAGCAATGCTACCAGCCCAACTCTGAAAGCTATTGAAGCTGGAGAGTATAGGGTAACTGTAACTGATTCCTTAGGTTGTAGTGTTCAAGGAGTGGTAAGTCTACCAGAACCATCTCCTTTTTCATTTGAAATTTTGGAGCTGGAAAGTAATTTGGAGCTAGATTGTGATGAAGAGGGGCTAGGTTCGATTGTAATAGATGTGGAAGGTGAAAATTCACCGTTTGTTGTTGACATAGTGGAAGAATATGAAGATGATTTTCCTTATACCGGTCAAATATTATTAACTGAAGGTGGTCGGCATCAAATTACGAATTTGCCAGGGGGTACCTTTAGTTTATATTTAAAGGATTCAAAAGAATGTGTAATTTCTAAAATGGTTGAAATTGAAGAAGTAGTGCAATTGGATAGGCAAGTCTCGTTCAGTTATTATTCCGATTCATACATTTCCAATCAGGTTTTGTACCAAAATACTGAAATCCAATTTATCAGTGAAGTTGATTTAAGTGAAGGACTTACTTATTACTGGGATTTTGGAAATGGTCAAGAAAGTAATCAACGGAATCCACTTTTTCAATATAATGAAAAGGGACAATATTTGATAAAACTTATCGTCCGAGATGAGTTTGGCTGTGAGATTTCATTTGAAGAATTAATTGAAATCAATGAATCCTTTTTGAGAGTACCTACAGCTTTCAGTCCAAGTGGAGATAATATTAATGATTATTTTTTTCCGGTTTTTTCGCGAGTATCCAATATACAATTTTGGGTGTTCAATAGGTGGGGAGAACTATTTTTCTTCACGGATGACCCCAGTAGTAAAGGTTGGGATGGAAATCACAATGGACAGAAAGTGCCCAATGGTCGCTATGCTTATAAGCTCATCTATACTGACATGAATGGAATAGAGAAACAAGAAAAAGGAGGATTTTCTTTAATTAGGTAA